A window from Actinomycetospora corticicola encodes these proteins:
- a CDS encoding MerR family transcriptional regulator gives MTWSTREIADLAGTSLRSVRHYHDVGLLPEPERRSNGYKQYGVTHLIRLLRITRLVGLGFGLAQIAELGDADEHPEEALRALDADLVAQIERLQEVREEVAAMLEARLPTDLPAEFAVVGKAATLSEPDRRFATVMGRLLPADQRSVYAELLTDDARSATDDEFDALPPDADENARDDLARRMLEDLHVLRERFPGIDRLGASDPQHYRRTVEQVSAEVFNPAQLDVLRRLRALGRVRAARRDAAPGTPPPPGTSS, from the coding sequence ATGACCTGGAGCACCCGGGAGATCGCCGACCTCGCCGGCACGAGCCTGCGCAGCGTGCGGCACTACCACGACGTCGGGCTCCTCCCGGAGCCCGAGCGGCGGTCGAACGGCTACAAGCAGTACGGCGTGACCCACCTGATCCGCCTGCTGCGCATCACCCGGCTCGTGGGGCTCGGCTTCGGGCTGGCCCAGATCGCCGAGCTCGGCGACGCCGACGAGCACCCGGAGGAGGCGCTGCGGGCCCTCGACGCCGACCTCGTCGCGCAGATCGAGCGGCTGCAGGAGGTGCGCGAGGAGGTCGCGGCGATGCTCGAGGCGCGGCTGCCGACCGACCTCCCGGCCGAGTTCGCCGTCGTCGGGAAGGCCGCCACGCTCTCCGAGCCCGACCGGCGCTTCGCGACGGTGATGGGCCGGCTGCTGCCCGCGGACCAGCGCAGCGTCTACGCGGAGCTGCTGACCGACGACGCCCGGTCGGCGACCGACGACGAGTTCGACGCGCTGCCGCCGGACGCCGACGAGAACGCGCGGGACGACCTCGCGCGGCGGATGCTGGAGGACCTCCACGTCCTCCGCGAACGCTTCCCCGGCATCGACCGCCTCGGGGCGTCCGACCCGCAGCACTACCGGAGGACGGTCGAGCAGGTCTCGGCGGAGGTGTTCAACCCCGCCCAGCTCGACGTCCTCCGGCGGCTGCGGGCGCTCGGTCGGGTCAGGGCCGCCCGCCGAGATGCTGCGCCAGGAACTCCCCCGCCTCCCGGAACATCGTCATGA
- a CDS encoding DUF3159 domain-containing protein, with product MLTETPHLTVLDRLGGWWGIVGTGLPQVVFAVLTNVTSLPVTAGVALGVALVFGVIRKLRGEETAAALGGILGVAVAAGIALWTGSATDFFLVGIVTSALLFGPTAASFVVGRPVTGLLWNALHGGGHPWRSDRPSRRAHDLATLAVAAMFGARALVSGLLWWTGSVAGLATARIVLGVPLTALVSLVVFWAFRRTTHRLVTPARVAARSSR from the coding sequence ATGCTCACCGAGACACCACACCTGACCGTACTCGACCGCCTCGGCGGCTGGTGGGGCATCGTCGGCACCGGGCTGCCCCAGGTCGTGTTCGCCGTCCTGACGAACGTCACGAGCCTGCCGGTGACCGCGGGGGTCGCGCTCGGCGTCGCGCTGGTGTTCGGGGTGATCCGCAAGCTCCGGGGCGAGGAGACCGCGGCCGCGCTCGGCGGGATCCTCGGCGTGGCGGTCGCGGCCGGGATCGCCCTGTGGACCGGCTCGGCGACCGACTTCTTCCTCGTCGGCATCGTCACGTCCGCGCTCCTGTTCGGGCCCACCGCGGCGTCGTTCGTGGTCGGCCGGCCCGTGACCGGGCTGCTCTGGAACGCGCTGCACGGTGGTGGCCACCCGTGGCGCTCCGACCGGCCGTCGCGCCGCGCGCACGATCTCGCCACGCTCGCCGTCGCGGCCATGTTCGGGGCGCGGGCGCTGGTCAGCGGCCTGCTGTGGTGGACGGGGTCGGTCGCGGGCCTCGCCACCGCGCGGATCGTCCTCGGCGTCCCCTTGACGGCGCTGGTCAGCCTCGTGGTCTTCTGGGCCTTCCGCCGGACCACCCACCGTCTCGTCACCCCCGCGCGGGTGGCCGCTCGGAGCAGCCGATGA
- a CDS encoding TetR family transcriptional regulator gives MSHPVSHPVSTREAILAGAEGVLVRRGVDAASVGELAEAAGVTRPTVYAHFPGGKADVVAALVARVRDDVLAAQEIRDTADPLAIARRAITDYLDLTVRHRRVLEVLAQLARTDPAYSSVQAELLDRVHRRNARFLTRLAAEGRAAPVMAPMHVSEAITGVVRRFAERIDEDPEVRGDLVEAAVAAYVALGGLRPCE, from the coding sequence GTGAGCCACCCGGTGAGCCACCCGGTCAGCACCCGCGAGGCGATCCTCGCGGGTGCGGAGGGCGTACTCGTGCGCCGCGGCGTGGACGCGGCGTCGGTCGGCGAGCTGGCGGAGGCCGCCGGGGTCACGCGCCCGACGGTCTACGCGCACTTCCCGGGCGGCAAGGCCGACGTGGTGGCCGCGCTGGTCGCCCGGGTCCGCGACGACGTCCTGGCCGCGCAGGAGATCCGGGACACCGCCGACCCCCTGGCCATCGCCCGACGGGCCATCACCGACTACCTCGATCTCACGGTGCGCCACCGCCGGGTGCTCGAGGTCCTCGCCCAGCTCGCGCGCACCGACCCCGCGTACTCCTCGGTGCAGGCCGAGCTGCTCGACCGCGTGCACCGGCGCAACGCCCGGTTCCTCACCCGCCTGGCGGCCGAGGGTCGGGCGGCGCCCGTCATGGCACCGATGCACGTCTCGGAGGCGATCACCGGCGTCGTCCGACGGTTCGCGGAGCGGATCGACGAGGACCCGGAGGTGCGCGGCGACCTGGTCGAGGCCGCGGTGGCGGCGTACGTGGCGCTGGGTGGCCTGCGGCCCTGTGAGTAG
- a CDS encoding carboxyl transferase domain-containing protein — translation MRRVLIANRGEIAVRIADAVAALGLEAVFVHAADEPAPDGVAFLPLDASNDAFLPRGLRLPGTGPAAYLDVDVVIAAAKEAGADAVHPGYGFLSENPALARACEDAGIVFVGPSPATLEEFGDKARARERAAELGVPVLDDDGTTPVVVKAVSGGGGRGMRVVRDRTELDEARRAAAAEAKAAFGDDRVFVERYLEGARHVEVQLLGDSREVVVLADRDCSLQRRHQKMVEIAPAPDLPDDVRARLHEHAHALGTSTELRGLATVEFLVAGAEVAFLEVNPRLQVEHTVTEEVLGVDLVVAALRVADGARLADLALPTVPRGVAVQARVCAETLGADASVRSTAGTLTRFTPPSGRGVRVDTHGRAGLVVDPRYDSLLAKVVVHDADLPRALAHLDRALATFDLDGVPTTIPVLRALLARPEVLAPDTGLVERLLPEIVRGGSERSIGTRVPLTPDGQEGAALRAEMAGTVVAVEAEPGHTVAAGAPVVVLEAMKMEHVLGAPAGGTVTAVRVAVGDVVAEGDVLALLEPGDHDTAAAENADVDPDHVRPDLAEVLDRRRLTADEARPAAVTRRRDAGRRTARENVADLCDEGTFVEYGAFAVAAQRKRRTLQDLRERTPADGIVTGIGAVDGRRVVVLAYDYTVLAGTQGVLSHAKTDRALQLALDHDLPVVLFAEGGGGRPGETDTIAVAQLDVPTFALFAQLSGRVPTVAVVAGYCFAGNAALAGCADLVVAVEGANLGMGGPAMIAGGGLGEVDPHDVGPTAVQVPNGVVDVLVDDEAAAVGVARRYLALDRVVPGERPDQRRLRHVVPENRLRVYDVRAAVDALVDSGSVLELRPRYGVGVVTAFARLAGRPIGLMANDPRRLGGAIDAEAAEKAARFLQLCDARGLPVVSLCDTPGFMVGPDAEATATVRRFSRMFVTGANLRVPVVCVVLRKAYGLGAMAMAGGSMRVPVATVAWPSGEFGGMGLEGAVRLGYAKELAALPDDGSRQARYDELVAALYEQGKALSAAEVVEIDDVIDPADTAAVVLAALDAADGPLPPRRTIVDTR, via the coding sequence GTGCGCCGTGTGCTGATCGCCAACCGCGGGGAGATCGCCGTCCGGATCGCCGACGCCGTCGCGGCGCTCGGGCTCGAGGCGGTGTTCGTGCACGCCGCGGACGAGCCGGCGCCCGACGGTGTGGCTTTCCTGCCACTGGATGCAAGCAACGACGCTTTCCTGCCACGGGGGTTGCGGCTCCCCGGCACCGGGCCTGCCGCGTACCTCGACGTCGACGTGGTTATTGCGGCGGCGAAGGAGGCCGGCGCCGACGCGGTGCACCCCGGCTACGGGTTCCTCTCCGAGAACCCGGCGCTGGCCCGTGCCTGCGAGGACGCCGGGATCGTGTTCGTCGGCCCCTCCCCCGCCACGCTCGAGGAGTTCGGCGACAAGGCCCGGGCGCGCGAGCGCGCGGCGGAGCTCGGCGTGCCGGTCCTCGACGACGATGGCACCACACCCGTCGTCGTGAAGGCCGTGTCCGGCGGGGGCGGGCGGGGCATGCGAGTCGTCCGGGACCGGACCGAGCTCGACGAGGCCCGCCGGGCGGCGGCCGCGGAGGCCAAGGCCGCGTTCGGCGACGACCGGGTGTTCGTCGAGCGCTACCTCGAGGGTGCGCGGCACGTCGAGGTGCAGCTGCTCGGCGACTCCCGCGAGGTCGTGGTGCTCGCCGACCGCGACTGCAGCCTGCAGCGTCGGCACCAGAAGATGGTGGAGATCGCTCCGGCGCCGGACCTCCCCGACGACGTCCGGGCCCGGCTCCACGAGCACGCACACGCCCTCGGTACCTCCACCGAGCTCCGGGGACTCGCGACCGTCGAGTTCCTCGTCGCCGGCGCCGAGGTCGCGTTCCTCGAGGTCAACCCGCGTCTGCAGGTGGAGCACACGGTCACCGAGGAGGTGCTCGGCGTCGACCTCGTGGTGGCCGCCCTCCGGGTCGCCGACGGGGCCCGGCTCGCCGACCTCGCCCTCCCGACGGTCCCACGCGGCGTGGCCGTCCAGGCCCGGGTGTGCGCCGAGACGCTCGGCGCCGACGCCTCGGTGCGCAGCACGGCGGGCACGCTCACCCGCTTCACGCCGCCGTCCGGGCGGGGCGTGCGGGTGGACACGCACGGTCGGGCGGGGCTCGTCGTCGACCCGCGGTACGACTCGCTGCTCGCCAAGGTCGTGGTGCACGACGCCGACCTGCCCCGCGCCCTCGCCCACCTCGACCGGGCGCTCGCGACGTTCGACCTCGACGGGGTCCCGACGACGATCCCGGTGCTGCGGGCGCTCCTCGCCCGCCCGGAGGTGCTCGCGCCCGACACAGGACTGGTCGAGCGGCTGCTCCCCGAGATCGTGAGGGGAGGATCCGAGCGCTCTATCGGCACGAGGGTTCCCCTCACGCCGGACGGGCAGGAAGGCGCGGCGCTCCGGGCGGAGATGGCCGGCACCGTCGTCGCGGTCGAGGCCGAGCCCGGACACACCGTCGCCGCCGGCGCACCCGTCGTCGTGCTCGAGGCGATGAAGATGGAGCACGTCCTCGGTGCACCGGCGGGCGGCACGGTCACGGCCGTGCGGGTCGCGGTCGGGGACGTCGTGGCCGAGGGCGACGTGCTCGCGCTGCTGGAGCCCGGGGACCACGACACCGCCGCAGCCGAGAACGCCGACGTCGACCCCGACCACGTCCGCCCCGACCTGGCCGAGGTGCTCGACCGGCGCCGCCTCACCGCCGACGAGGCCCGCCCGGCCGCCGTGACCCGCCGTCGGGACGCCGGTCGACGCACCGCCCGCGAGAACGTGGCCGACCTCTGCGACGAGGGCACGTTCGTCGAGTACGGCGCCTTCGCCGTGGCCGCGCAGCGGAAGCGGCGCACGCTGCAGGACCTGCGGGAACGCACCCCGGCGGACGGGATCGTCACCGGGATCGGCGCCGTCGACGGCCGGCGCGTGGTGGTCCTCGCCTACGACTACACCGTCCTCGCCGGCACCCAGGGCGTCCTCTCGCACGCCAAGACCGACCGCGCCCTGCAGCTCGCGCTCGACCACGACCTGCCCGTCGTCCTGTTCGCCGAGGGCGGCGGCGGACGGCCCGGGGAGACCGACACGATCGCGGTCGCCCAGCTCGACGTCCCGACGTTCGCCCTGTTCGCGCAGCTCTCGGGGCGGGTCCCGACGGTGGCCGTGGTCGCCGGGTACTGCTTCGCCGGGAATGCCGCGCTCGCCGGCTGCGCCGACCTCGTCGTCGCGGTCGAGGGCGCGAACCTCGGGATGGGCGGCCCGGCCATGATCGCGGGCGGCGGGCTGGGCGAGGTCGACCCGCACGACGTCGGGCCGACGGCCGTCCAGGTCCCGAACGGCGTCGTCGACGTGCTGGTCGACGACGAGGCGGCCGCGGTCGGGGTGGCCCGGCGCTACCTCGCGCTCGACCGCGTCGTCCCCGGCGAGCGACCCGACCAGCGGCGGCTCCGCCACGTCGTCCCGGAGAACCGGCTGCGCGTCTACGACGTCCGGGCGGCGGTCGACGCGCTGGTCGACTCGGGGTCGGTGCTGGAGCTGCGGCCGCGGTACGGGGTCGGGGTCGTGACGGCGTTCGCGCGGCTGGCGGGGCGGCCCATCGGGCTGATGGCGAACGACCCGCGTCGGCTCGGCGGCGCGATCGACGCGGAGGCCGCGGAGAAGGCGGCGCGGTTCCTGCAGCTCTGCGACGCCCGCGGGCTGCCGGTGGTCTCGCTGTGCGACACCCCGGGCTTCATGGTCGGTCCCGACGCCGAGGCCACCGCGACGGTCCGGCGTTTCTCGCGGATGTTCGTGACCGGCGCGAACCTCCGGGTCCCGGTGGTGTGCGTCGTCCTGCGCAAGGCCTACGGACTCGGCGCGATGGCGATGGCCGGCGGGTCGATGCGGGTGCCGGTGGCGACGGTCGCGTGGCCGAGCGGCGAGTTCGGCGGGATGGGGCTCGAGGGCGCGGTGCGCCTCGGCTACGCGAAGGAACTGGCCGCCCTTCCCGACGACGGGTCGCGGCAGGCCCGCTACGACGAGCTCGTCGCGGCCCTCTACGAGCAGGGCAAGGCCCTGTCGGCCGCCGAGGTGGTGGAGATCGACGACGTGATCGACCCGGCCGACACCGCCGCCGTCGTGCTCGCCGCCCTCGACGCGGCCGACGGTCCGCTGCCGCCGCGCCGGACGATCGTCGACACCCGGTGA